The genomic interval TTGTAGCTTTTTGAAGCTAGGTTGGTTTGGAAGTATaggttttgtttttctttttgaaactcAAATATGAAACTATAGCAATTATGATGTAAGTACTTAGAAATTACTcaaatttcatattttgtagTGAGAAAAAAAGTGTTAAGAGTTAAATGAAGTTGTTGAAAGAGTATTGCTATAGGCCACTGTGTCTTATAATTCGTTATTTTTATGATATgtagatttataatttttattaaattaaaatgagaGAAATTTGATAGTAAATTGTACTAATAACGATATTATACATTGATCATAAGTGTCTTATACTATTTTTCTTGTTGAAAGGATTATAGGTTTCAAATTTCTAAGTATATACTGTTACTTAAAATGATATCGCCAAACTATTTTTATGTACTTAAGTAACAGTATATACTTAGAAAGTATATACTTAGAAATTTGAAACCTATAATCTTAGAATTGATTATACTCAAATTTTTAAGAATTATAAGTTTCAAATTTCCTAGAATtgatttaaacttaaaaaagtTCAGTATTTCCCTCCAAACAAAGCTCAATATTTACTTTgaaaatataaactaaatagtaaaataaacttaaaatactatttaataGTCTTTAATATTTCTGTTAAATTTGTATCTTTATCAATCTATGTGTGTAATGATTAATGAAGAACTTCAATAATAGAATGAATTGGTTAATTTAGAccaaacgtgtcaaattaagattaattattttaatttttccttTGACAAAACTAACATTCATTACTCACATTATTATttgtaaaaagaaataaaatttgactttATTTGATACAAAATCCatcataataaataattataataaatatgtatttataccAGTAGTAAatctatcttaattaacaaattaataaataaataattaacaaagATATAAAATCGTTAAGATGAAGAATAATATTGGGCTCATGATCTAAGTAGGCTCTAGACACAAGTCTAATCTGTCTATGCGCATAGCCGAACTGATCAATATTCATCAATGGAAttactatattatttttattaatttttttagagagtaattttgtaattttgaacaaaataaaaatgaagagtactaattttttttaatggaagGATTCATCAAAATTGAACATTTGAGTTGATTTATTATCttcttactttttctttttcttttttctaaaaGAAGTGTTATCGTCAACCttctattataatttttttgtctgTCAACCTCCATAAACACATGCTGAAATTTTTTTTCACGACGGAGTTTGCTATAATTACAACATCatctttataaattaaattttttaatagtttaccatgatgaaaataaatttgaatttttttgagcACTTGTGGTATACTGGAATATTAGAAACGCTATTTTTGACACTGTAAActattaagaatttttttaaaaaatattccaacatATAATTTCAGATATAGAAGTTGACTAAGAGATTGTAATAAAAAGTTATAATTAACACCCTTCTCCCTTCCAATTATCCTTCTTGCTAAACAAGAGGATTTGACCTCTCATCCCTCTCGTTTCCCTCATTTTCATCCTCTTACTTTTCTCTCACACCAAACATAATGTAACTAAACTAAACTTCTCAATCAAACCTGCCACGTAAGAAAGCTAACTGGTCCAATTCAAACCAATCAAAATCCTCCACATCATCATCGGACCCCACAAGAAAATCCTAGACATCTTCACTGCCACTACTACTAAAGCAAACTTCTTATTCTAGTCATAAGCATAATTTAACGGTTCACACGTCTAAAGTTTGAATCCCCTCCTCAAAGACAAAAAATAAACCAACCTTCTCAATCAAACCTGCCACATAAGAAAGCTAACGGTCCAAATCAAACCAATCAAAATCCTCCACATCATCACCGAACCTCACAATAAAATCCAGCTAGACATCTTTATTGCCACTACTACTAAACCAAACTTCTTATTCTAATCATAAGCGTAATTTAGCAGTTCACACGTCTCAAGTTTGAATCCCCTCCTCAAAGACAAAAAATAAACCAACCTTCTCAATCAAACCTACCACGTAAGAAAGCAAACGGTCCAAATCAAACCAATCGAAATCCTCCACATCATCACCGGACCCCACAAGAAAATCCAGCCAGGCTCTTCATTACACTATTACTAAACCAAACTTCTTATTCTGGTCATAAACATAGTTTAGCGGTTCACACGTCTCAAGTTCGAATCCCCTCCTCAAAGACAAATAAAAAACCAACCTTCTTAATCAAACCTACCACGTAAGAAATCCAAATCGACCCAATCAAAATCCTCCACGTCATCACCGGACCCCACAAGAAAATCCAGCTAGACATCTTGAGTGCCACTATTACTAAACCAAACCAAATACCAAAGCTTCTCAATCAAACCCTAATTCTCTTACAGAAAATCAAAACTCAAAGAGCTTTGAATTCTTCTCGAGCCATGTCCGGAATCGGAAACGAACAAGCTCCGTTCACCGCCAACGGAAACGGCGTCGTTTCAGGTCACGAAACCATCAGGTTGAGAGTGAAGCCTAGTAAGGATCACAAGCCGGACAGTTACGAAGACTTGCAACAACACCTGGAATTCAGTCCCTTGCTCTTCAGCTCGCTCGAGCGGTATCTTCCTCAGTCTATGCTCAATGACACTCGTGAATCTAAGCTCGGGTATATGAGTACTATCTTGCGTCGCTACTCGTCTAATGGCGAACGTCTTCGTGTATGTAGAATTTCCTTCCTTCTTTCGTTCATTCTTTCTTGTTTGctcttgaattttttatttttggtttttagTTCTGTTTGGTTAATGAGAAAATGGAATATCGTTTAATGTTTAATGTACATTATCGGACTTGAGAAATTCGACTCAGCTTTTGTTTGTTAGTTCAAGATTTTTCTGTTTGGTTACtgagaaaatgaaaagaattaAATGAGTTTATGATTGTGAGGTGGAATCTTGTTTGTTGTTTAATTACAATGCGGGATTTGAGAAATTCGCTTCAGCTTTTGTTTGTTGGTTCAAGATTTTATTCTCCTAAGTGAGCGATTTTTCTGTTTGGTTACTGAGAAAATGGTTAGAATTAAATGAGTTTATGATCGTGAGGTGGAATCTGCTTTGTAGTTTAATCATTAATGTACATTGCCGGACTTGAGAAATTTGCTTCAGCTTTTGTTTGTTGGTTCAAGATTTTTCTCATAAGTGAGCGATTGAGTTTTTGGATTAgtctttttttgaataattcgcccctgtattttatttttaaatttttgtttggttaatgagaaaatgaaaggaatTAAAtgagtttaatgtttaatgtaCATGGTTTGTTGCCTGATTCGAGATTTTTCTCCAAAATGGGTGTATGAGTTTTCGGATTAGTAGTTTTTGAATAATGCTTTCATTCATTCATTCTTGCTTGCtcctgtaattttttttttctgtttggttactgagaaaatgaaaggaatTAACcgagtttaatgtttaatgtaCATTGTTTGTTGCTTGATTCGAGATTTTTCTCCAAAGTGAGCGATTGTGAATAATAAAACTTTTTGTTCAATTAAAAGGTTCACAGGCATAAAGAATATAAGCAGAAGATAATGGCGAATTACCAGGTATGTTGTTTAAGGCTATAGATTTTGAATTCTTGAGAACTTGATGATATTATTTGTAGTTTTTGTAATTTGCATTCATGAATTTCATGTTTACCACTATGAAAAACctcaaattttcaatttttctttGAGTAATTATATTAGACTATAggaagatattatttttttaaaggcTTGTAATCATTAGTGTTGCAtctggttggaggtaatgaaatgaaaatgaatCAATTTTCATTCCGTTCCTTTGTTTGTTTGgttgtattttaaagtattaaaatgttATTCAAATACCATTTTGAAATGAAAGGAAAGGTTGTTCCAATGcaagttgaaaaaaaaacattttaaattttattctattctatTCCATTTCTTCCAACCAAACGTACCCTAATTGATTCCGTATTATCTTTCCATTTCTATCTCACATTATAATATTTCCTTCTTTTTCTAGCCTCTACACAGGGAGCTATATGCAATGCACGCCGAAAACTTCTTTGTACCTTCGTTTCTTAGAGCAATTAGTGAAAATACAGAGGAGAGTTTTAGGAGTATGATTATTGAACCGTCTCAGGGAGTGTATATATTTGAGATGCTTCAACCGCGTTTTTGTGAACTATTGTTTGATGAGGTATCATCTTTGTTAATATCTTCTTCCTTGTATTTTAGTTTCCCCTTATATATATTAGTTAATATTTTCTTATCAGGTTCTAATTGCTTAGGTGGAAAATTTTGAAAGATGGGTTCATGATACTAAGTTCAGAATCATGCGGCCAAACACAATGAATAAATATGGTGCTGTCCTTGATGACTTTGGAATGGAGTCCATGCTTGATAAGCTAATGAATGAGTTTATACGACCTATGTCTAAAGGTACTATATATCTTCATTGATTACTGGGTTATAATACTTTTAAAtgattattttgttttcttattttttcttttgttagtTTTCTTCTCTGATGTTGGCGGATCATCATTGGACTTGCATCATGGTTTTGTTGTCGAATATGGAATGGACAGAGATGTTGAACTTGGTAGGTCCTTCCTCCTTACTACTTCCAACTCTACATGTAGATTTGTAGTGGATGGGAATTttgtatatacatatttatatttttgttattattattattttgttcatcaattaatcaaCCCTATCTTTGATTTCTTGGTCCATGTCCTTAAAATAACAATTCAGTATGGGGGTTAATAACATACGAATTTTCCTTTTGTTCtttattttgtgaattttttaaattagtgCAGTGTAGAATTCATTTCGAAATcatcttctttcttgtttttacttttcatttgCAGGCTTCCATGTAGATGATTCTGAAGTTACCTTGAATGTTTGTTTGGGTAAGCAATTTTCTGGTGGAGAATTGTTTTTTCGAGGTGTCCGATGTGAACAACATGTCAACTCAGAGACCCAACCAGAGGTAAACTAATGTATTTGTTTGTTgaagtataataaattaatcgATTAAAAGATATGATATTTGTTTCCTGTTATGTTAATGAATCATGATGTGAAATGTCATCTTGATATTGATATCCTGagtttttgtattttgatattttataatcaATACAAGTTAATCGGTTTCTTTCCAATTTCCTGTCCGTATTTTCATCTTACCAAACATTGTCTTAATATTGGCTTCGGCTGGTTGCTAATTAGGCTTTAAAAATTCATGAAACATGACATTGttgctttttttcttttttgcttaTAGGAAAGCTTCGACTATTCTCATGTTCCTGGCCGTGCAGTTCTTCATCGTGGTCGTCATCGACATGGTGCTAGAGCAACAACTTCAGGAAATCGGATTAACTTGATTTTATGGTGTAGAAGGTGCTTTTCTTTCTCAcattttcttgcaatatttctTCCTTGTAAGAGAAATAAGTGGCGTAGGAAACAAGAAATAATGAAAACAAAGAATTTGGTTTTGGAGCGTGTATTGACActttctttttggttttttttttctttggccTTAACTTCTCAAAGTTTGTTGCAAAGTTTTGTATGGCAATTTACTCCCAGGATACAACAAAACTCGTGGCCAATTGCTTAAAAAGGCATATTGAGGTTTAAGCtttaaaacttaaatttaaaatctataCTCTTTTTTAATTGTTAACTTCTAAtcaaaactattaaaacaaatCATAACACAAAATTCTAAAAAAGCACTTCAATTAAATGTTTGAACTTTGAACTAGCAGCCTCATGTGATTTCATGTGGTATTTTCTAAGAAATGCTAGGATGCTACGAGTAGTAAATCATTATTTTAACTTTAAGCacacctctcttttcttctcttccctaAGGCATAAGCCTCTCTTCTGTCTTTTCCCTAAGGCATGAACCCTACGTTGTCTCACCTCTAACTCTTTTTAAACATTGCCTATAGTgaatatccaacaaaaatattaaaacatcTAAACAAGAtataaaaaatgattttttttgaagtatttataaatgttttaaCACCTACTTGAACTATCATCCTGCGTCATGAAGTGATGTGATGATTCATGAATAGGTATCAAGATGGTTCATGAAGCAATGTGATAGTTCAAGAATAGGTGTTAAAGAATCATCACATTGGCTCCATGAACCAACCTATTCACCAATCATCACATTGCTTCATGAATCATGACATTGCTTCATGAATCATCACATTGCTTCATGAAATCTGCTTTGCAGAAATACTACAATCTCTCCAACAATCCCCCTattaaaaattgcattttaaacACTTAGCACCATTACAACCTTGTGGTCCATCTTGGATTCATAAACATTTACAAGATTTAAACAATGCTCACATAACAATAAACTTCCTTTTTCCCATTTAACTATGATTGGCAGTAGAACTACTACATAGTTGAGTTACAATCTTCAGTGGCTCTCTCATTATAAGGTTTTAGTCCTATTCCACTAGATGTTTCCTAATAAGTCTCAAAGACCTCAAGTCAAAGGATCCACTAGGTTCTTATTAATCCTAAcatacatgttaacatactcATGTCTCAAACTAATATGTCTATTCTATCCCTTGTACACTTTATTGTAAGCTCTGGACAATCTACCTTTGCTTTCACAGTACAAAAAGATAGATGTTAACAGTTGCGGCCACATCTCTATattaaacaacaaatttctttGTCATTCTGCCTCTTTACCCACAGTCTCAAGATTTAAACTCACTTTCCATTATTGAGTGAGCTTCACACGCTTGTTTCTTGGATGCCCATCTTATTGCTCCACTTGCAATTGTAAAACTCTAACCAAATGGGGATTTATTGTCCTTTGCACTTGTTATCCAACTAGCATTGAAGTACCCTTCAACTGCTACCATACAATCATTTTATGACAACCAAATTAATGGCTCTTATAAAATAACCAAGCACTCTAACTATTGCTTTCCAATGTGTTGTCCAATGTTCAACACATGGGTTACTCGTCAATAGTGAAAGTTTGCACACTGCAAACGCAATTCCATTCTTGCCTAATGTAACCTATATCAAACTACCATTAATACTAGCATATTCCAGATATGTTATTGTTTGAACATCATTCTCTGGAAGTTTAACTAAGGTGACGTTTGGTTGAAATGAATGAGAACataagaataggaatgagaatgagaacaGGAATAGAATGGAATTAAACTTAAAATGCATAA from Cannabis sativa cultivar Pink pepper isolate KNU-18-1 chromosome 4, ASM2916894v1, whole genome shotgun sequence carries:
- the LOC115714964 gene encoding 2-oxoglutarate and iron-dependent oxygenase domain-containing protein CP2 isoform X1 gives rise to the protein MSGIGNEQAPFTANGNGVVSGHETIRLRVKPSKDHKPDSYEDLQQHLEFSPLLFSSLERYLPQSMLNDTRESKLGYMSTILRRYSSNGERLRVHRHKEYKQKIMANYQPLHRELYAMHAENFFVPSFLRAISENTEESFRSMIIEPSQGVYIFEMLQPRFCELLFDEVENFERWVHDTKFRIMRPNTMNKYGAVLDDFGMESMLDKLMNEFIRPMSKVFFSDVGGSSLDLHHGFVVEYGMDRDVELGFHVDDSEVTLNVCLGKQFSGGELFFRGVRCEQHVNSETQPEESFDYSHVPGRAVLHRGRHRHGARATTSGNRINLILWCRRCFSFSHFLAIFLPCKRNKWRRKQEIMKTKNLVLERVLTLSFWFFFSLALTSQSLLQSFVWQFTPRIQQNSWPIA
- the LOC115714964 gene encoding 2-oxoglutarate and iron-dependent oxygenase domain-containing protein CP2 isoform X2; amino-acid sequence: MSGIGNEQAPFTANGNGVVSGHETIRLRVKPSKDHKPDSYEDLQQHLEFSPLLFSSLERYLPQSMLNDTRESKLGYMSTILRRYSSNGERLRVHRHKEYKQKIMANYQPLHRELYAMHAENFFVPSFLRAISENTEESFRSMIIEPSQGVYIFEMLQPRFCELLFDEVENFERWVHDTKFRIMRPNTMNKYGAVLDDFGMESMLDKLMNEFIRPMSKVFFSDVGGSSLDLHHGFVVEYGMDRDVELGFHVDDSEVTLNVCLGKQFSGGELFFRGVRCEQHVNSETQPEESFDYSHVPGRAVLHRGRHRHGARATTSGNRINLILWCRSSGYRELKKYQKDACSSWCGECQRQKKERHRRTITETKLEILKRNGKFTA